The following DNA comes from Microbacterium foliorum.
GGCTCCTCCTCGTAGACCTCTTCCTCGTCAGCGAGGCCGAGATACACCATGGTCTTCTTCAGCGGGTTACCCATCGTGTCCTCCGGTTCGAACGTGTCGGGTGGTCTTTTTAGAGGTTAACCCCGGTCGGGGCGGGGTCCCGTGATTGCGGACCCGATCCGCAGGTGTGTCGCGCCCGCATTGATTGCCGCGACGAAGTCGCCGGTCATTCCTGCGGATATCCAGTCGGCGGAAGGCTCGACCTCGCGCACTCTCTCGGCGACCGTGCGCAGGCGCGCGAATGCCGAGGCGGGTTCCTCGTCGAGTGGTGCGACCGCCATCACACCGCGCAGGCGCAGCGACGGAAGGGCGAGGATGTGCTCCGCGAGCGACCGGGCATCGTCGGGCTCGACTCCGCCCCGGCCCGCATCGTCGGTGAGGTTCACCTGGACGAGGACGTCGAGGATGTCATCGTCCTCTGCGGCCCTGTGGAGCGCATCGGCCAGCCTGTCTCGGTCGACCGAGTGCACGGCATCCGCACCGCGGCGGATCGCGGACGCCTTGTTGGTCTGCGCCTGGCCGATGAAGTGCCAGCGCAGATCGAGGTCACCGAGCTCGCCGGTCTTCGACGAGAGCTCCTGCTGACGGTTCTCCCCCACGTCGCGGACGCCGAGCGAATGCAGTTCGCGGACGAGCGACGAGGGGTGGAACTTCGTCACGACGATCCGGGTGATCTCCCCCGGATCCCTGCCTGCCAGGCGCGCGGCGTCGGCGATCCGTCGATCGATCGCCGACAGCCGCGCTGCCAGACCGGACTCGGTCTGGCCCTGCGCCGGAGTCACTTCAGGAATTCGGGGATGTCGATGTCGTCATCCGCGAAGGCCGGCTCGATGCTCGTCGCCGCGACGCGCTGCTGCGCCTTCTCGGGCGCAGGCGTCTCGGCTGCGGGCTTGCTCTCCTCGTCGTTCGAGAGCGCCACCTCGGGCAGCGTGCTGGCCGCGGCCGGACGCGAGACGACCATCGGGTCGAGACGCAGCGAGGGCTCGCCGCTGTCGAAGCCGGCGGCGATCACGGTGACGCGCACCTCGTCGCCGAGCGTGTCGTCGATGACCGTACCGAAGATGATGTTCGCCTCGGGGTGCGCGGCCTCCTTGACGAGATCGGCTGCATCGTGGATCTCGAAGATCCCGAGGTTCGAGCCACCCTGGATCGAGAGCAGGACTCCGTGAGCGCCTTCGATGCTGGCCTCGAGAAGCGGCGACTCGACGGCCAGCTCGGCGGCCTTGATCGCACGATCGGCGCCGCGAGCGGATCCGATTCCCATGAGCGCGGAACCCGCGCCCTGCATGACCGACTTCACGTCGGCGAAGTCGAGGTTGATGAGACCCGGGGTCGTGATGAGGTCGGTGATGCCCTGGACACCCGCGAGGAGCACCTGGTCTGCGGTGGCGAACGCCTCGATCATCGAGATGCCGCGATCGCTGATCTCGAGGAGACGGTCGTTCGGCACCACGATGAGCGTGTCGACCTCTTCTTTGAGCTTCACCACGCCGGCTTCCGCCTGGCTCTGACGACGACGACCCTCGAACGAGAACGGCTTGGTGACGACACCGATGGTCAGCGCGCCGATCGACTTCGCGATGCGAGCGACGACTGGGGCTCCACCGGTACCGGTTCCGCCTCCCTCACCCGCCGTCACGAAGACCATGTCGGCTCCCGTGAGCGCCTGCTCGATCTCCTCGGCGTGGTCCTCGGCGGCGCGACGACCCACTTCGGGGTCGGCACCGGCGCCGAGTCCACGGGTGAGCTCACGACCCACGTCG
Coding sequences within:
- a CDS encoding YggS family pyridoxal phosphate-dependent enzyme, with product MTPAQGQTESGLAARLSAIDRRIADAARLAGRDPGEITRIVVTKFHPSSLVRELHSLGVRDVGENRQQELSSKTGELGDLDLRWHFIGQAQTNKASAIRRGADAVHSVDRDRLADALHRAAEDDDILDVLVQVNLTDDAGRGGVEPDDARSLAEHILALPSLRLRGVMAVAPLDEEPASAFARLRTVAERVREVEPSADWISAGMTGDFVAAINAGATHLRIGSAITGPRPDRG
- the ftsZ gene encoding cell division protein FtsZ, with the translated sequence MSQNQNYLAVIKVVGVGGGGVNAVNRMIDLGLRGVEFIAVNTDAQALLMSDADVKLDVGRELTRGLGAGADPEVGRRAAEDHAEEIEQALTGADMVFVTAGEGGGTGTGGAPVVARIAKSIGALTIGVVTKPFSFEGRRRQSQAEAGVVKLKEEVDTLIVVPNDRLLEISDRGISMIEAFATADQVLLAGVQGITDLITTPGLINLDFADVKSVMQGAGSALMGIGSARGADRAIKAAELAVESPLLEASIEGAHGVLLSIQGGSNLGIFEIHDAADLVKEAAHPEANIIFGTVIDDTLGDEVRVTVIAAGFDSGEPSLRLDPMVVSRPAAASTLPEVALSNDEESKPAAETPAPEKAQQRVAATSIEPAFADDDIDIPEFLK